The DNA sequence TCCTGCTTCCCGAGCGCCGTGGAGATCGGCTGCCGCGAATTCGGCATCGCGACCGACGATCCGCGCGGGCTGACCATCACCGGCGGCCTTCCGTATTTCGGCGGCGCGGGCAACGACTACGTCATGCATTCCATCGTCATGATGATGCAGAAGCTGCGCGCAAAGCCGGGCACGTTCGGTCTCTGCACCGGCAATGGCTGGTATGTGACCAAGCACTCCGCCGGCATCTATTCGACCACGCCGAAAGAGGGTGTGTGGCAGCGCGACAATCCGGCTTCGTATCAAATGGACATCGACGCCGAAGCGCATCCCGAGGTGATCGAACAACCCTCAGGCCGCGCGACCGTCGAGACCTACACCGTCATCACAGACCGCAAGGGCAAACGCTTCGGCCTGATCGTCGGCCGAGACGAGCAAAACCGCCGCTTCCTCGCCAACACGCCGGACGACGATCTGACTCTTGACCGCATGATGCGCGAAGAGATGCTCGGCCGCGTGGGCGATGTGACGCCGGGCGCGATCAACCTGTTCCGGTTCGCGTAATGGCGCGCGTTTATATGGTTCGCCATGGCCGCGCCGAAGCAGGCTTCGGAGAGTCGATGGATCCCGGGCTCGACGCGTTGGGCCGTTCGCAGGCGGAAGCGGTAGCGGAAAGGCTGAAGGGTCTTGGCCCGCTACCGATCCTTTCGAGCCCGCTCCGCCGCACACGGGAAACCGCCGCACCACTGTCGACGCTTTGGAGTATCAAGCCCGTCGTCGAGCCCGCGGTTGCAGAAATCCCGTCGCCGAGGGGCATGACGCTGGAGGGACGTGTCGCCTGGCTGCGAAACCTGATGGGCGGGTCCTGGCGGGATGTCACGCGTGAGCTGGCCGAGTGGCGCGAAGACTGCATTGCATCGGTCGCGGAAATCTCGCGCGACACCGTGATCTTTTCCCACTACGTCGCGATCAATGTGATTGCAGGCGCGGCGACGGGAGACCACCGGGTGGTCGTGTTTTCGCCGGACAATTGTTCGGTGACCGTGCTCGAAACCGACGGCGCGAAACTCACCCTGGTCGAAAAGGGCAACGAGGCCCCGCTGACCAAGGTCAACTAGAGGTTCGGCAGATCGCTCGTGTCCGGCTTGCCGTTGCGGATTTCGGAATTCCGGTACTGACGATACAGGCTGCGCTGCGTCGCATAGTAGTCCACGGAGTCCCGCTCGATCTGGTCCAGCGTCTCCACGTTGCGCGCGCGCAGGTCGAGCACGCCGAGGCCGGCG is a window from the Pirellulales bacterium genome containing:
- a CDS encoding histidine phosphatase family protein, whose product is MARVYMVRHGRAEAGFGESMDPGLDALGRSQAEAVAERLKGLGPLPILSSPLRRTRETAAPLSTLWSIKPVVEPAVAEIPSPRGMTLEGRVAWLRNLMGGSWRDVTRELAEWREDCIASVAEISRDTVIFSHYVAINVIAGAATGDHRVVVFSPDNCSVTVLETDGAKLTLVEKGNEAPLTKVN